ATCAGCCAGcaatcaacaaacaaaaacactCTACAACTTGCAGGCCAGCATATCAAAATTTCTACAGCTCATGTTTGCTTAAATTTCCAATCAACTGTAAAACCAAACAAACATTACTAGCCGAAATATTTTCAGCTGTTAATAATTCTTAGAATAGTTTCAATCTCTAACTATAACAGTTCTTAGAACAAAAATGGGTTCTTAGAGTAGGAGATTATCCTAGCTAGTTCTCAATCAATATAAGTTCTTAGAACAAAACTACCAAAATATTAGTAGCTTTTTGTTCTCAATCAACATTATAGATTATTCTAGCTAGTTCCAGAAGCAAATGCATCAATTAAAACTAGTGCATCGAACAAAACCAATCCTCATCCATTTTCTACACTTTCTAATAGCAGAGGATTTATTACattgtagaaaagaaaagaacagagaaACATATTTGAGGTTGAGACGACTAGGCTGCGAATGAATCAACAAATAGCGAATTGATGCCAGAAGGCCTAGAACTACAAGTTCAAAACACggctaagaataaaaaaaagaaagagtgaaAGAAGGAGATTTATGAACAGAAACAAGCATACGTCTAATCTTTTTCGTAGCGAAACAACAATGATCAAGACGTCTTCTGCTCTACTCAGCGATTGAAATTGGTCTTTTTGTTAATTAGGTTTGAAAGTGCCCAATTCTGCTTCGTTGTTCTTCATCAATTCGTTGTTTAATgtctattagtatatatatatatatatatatatatatatatatataaaactgagTCTCAGCCAGGTTTGACCGGGTGGCCTGGGTCTCGGGTCGACCCGGTTTCACCGAACCAACTTCCAAGCGGGTTTTTATctccacccggaccggtcccaggCCTAGGTCAGACGGGTCCCAGGTCAACCCGTCGGGCTAGTACGGgttttaaaattgtgataattttCATTGATCTAGCTTGTAGCAGCCTCTACTCTCATGCAACAATGCTTTTCTTATTCAAGAATCAGAATCCTGTTGTTTTTCAGAAAAAGGAAAGCATATATCAACATTCCTACTCTTAATCTACagcaaaatatttgaaataagaTATTTGTCGTTAACAATTCAACTCCCGCTACAAATCCAACAAAACCTATGAAATTTTTTGAGGAAAGCACTGTAAATCTGCAATGTTTCTTATATATGGCCATTATGGAAATTCCAAAATGTTGTATATTTTAACTTTAATGGGGTTGGAAATTAGGGATGGAGATGTGCTTTGTGCTTGCAGGATAAATTATGTACATGGGaaacaagatttatttggaaCAAATTGTTctgtagaatttgtttttttattaaaatgtctTTTTTATGAAGCTATGAAATGTCTTTCTCAGGGGTTTGAATGTAACCAATGCTATTTCGCGTAGCTGACAGATCGATAAGGAAATCAGAAAGCATTGCAATCTCCTTAGCATCTAGCAAGCTCTCACCGTCCAAAAACTCTGGAACTTGGAGCAACAAAAACTGTACGAAACTTCATAAGAATGTGAAGGAAGAAGAACAAGTCTGCCTGTGAACCTAAAATATGTGATTAACACTGCAAGTTCTCTGTCGCTGGATAAGCAAACATAAATAAAGTCTGAATGAGTAACTCGGTCTCTGTGCTTGGGACGGACATAGGGCAGGAGAAATTATAGAGGGTCGATGAAGAGTGCGATGATGGAAGTGATAAGGAAGACATGCTTCCAGTACGTGACAATGTCGCTGTCAGGATCCAGGATCTGGTGGCGCCACTGCATTTGGAGAGGGTTAGGATCTGTTAAGCTGATAGCATGTTGGTGGTGACGCCTCATGAAGCGGCGGAACATGGCTGTTGGGGTGTGAATAACTCTATTCATGATCTAAATTCAAGCACTGCAAAGTCTAGGAATATCATGATCCTGAGAAGCGAGGAAGGGACGGGGATTGGCTGGCCTGCTCCATTTATTGATTTCCTGTtccatttctttcatttctaGCTCGCTGAGACTCGAAAAAAGCATGTATagataacaattttgtcaagaGCTgttactttctctctctatgtTTCTGCACCACATCTTGTCACTCTTTAGATTCTGCAACTTTCACTTGCTCTTATTAATTGAACCCATCAAGATTCATTTatcaaaagttaaaataaagaGTTTCAGAATTCATCTGAAGAAAGGAATTGTGACAGggcacacaaaaaagaaaaacaatttgcatgTTCATCAACTGACAATTATAGGTGTTGGCAAAAGGATGCAACCATGACACACTTGATCCACACGAATATTAACTCAGTTCTTGCGAGGATGGAGAGTGATCGGAAGGCCACAAGCTGGCATCGGAATAGACATGTATATGATCTTTTCGTCTTGAATCACTTTCTCCCATTTAAACTGTGTTACCACATTGTGCATAAAAACAAGAATCGCCAGCCGAGCATATTCTTTTCCAGGACACATTCGAGGTCCTCCCCCAAAAGGTACAAAACTGTATGGTTTAATGTCATTCCCCTCAAATCTTGAAGGATCAAATTTCTCTGGATCTGGGAAATATTTGGGATTTTTGTGTGTTGAATGTACACTCCAAAGCACCTGCAAAGTACATATGATATCCATGATAAGATACATTATTTCTAACAATCCAAACGTCCAGCTTCATTAATCATAATGAATATTGAAGCTGTATGATCTGATATGACATGCTTGAAATCATTTGCAGAATGTTTTGGAAGCTAATTAACAGCTGCCCTGTAAAATATTAGTTATTGCCAACCATGGCATACCTTCCATCCCTTGGGAATGGTAAAACCTGCATAAGAGAAGTCAGTTATGGCCTCTCTAAATCCTCCTTGACCAGGCGGAGATAGTCTCATGACCTCGCAAACCACACACCAGGTATATTTCATCTTTTGAATATCATTCCAAGTCAACGACTCTCCTGGAGCTTTCAACTTTTGAATCTCCATTTGTTCTGTGAAGCAGATAGCATGATATATACGATGAGTTCATAAATACCACCAGATGAAATAAAGCGTTTCAGCTAACATAATATATAGCTCCATTGCCTTTTAATCTGATTTGGTGTCAACCAAATTATCGAATCAGAACAGATTGATTCAATATATTGGTTTCGCATTCtcctttcaattcaatttcggtaagaaaaaatattcatgaaacTATTACAGTTTGATTTGGTTTGGATCTGTTCGGATTCGAGAAGAAATCCAACAAAACCAACTAAATTTACTCTAATTTATGAGGGACAAAGcgaaaaatttgaaagatttgaAATACTGGATATTTATTAGAATCATaaagattaatatatattatgttctttcatttataaaataaagcaattGTTCTCATAAACTGAGATATAAGGGATATTTAGGAACTTATATATAAGTGTTTGTCACAAGACATGTCTACTGAACTGACCCGCATAAGAATTTTATATGGCTCACTTATATCTATAGAAAGATTCACATAACGGTTGTGTAAGTAACCCttaaacttgagatcactaagttattttatataaaaaatattatactttgattttgttatatattatcttaatcGAGATAATGAAGGAACAAACATTGAGGATAATATGAACTATATGAAAGTACTTTAGTGATCAAGAGATGATTCATCGCCttaagtgaattaaaaaaacattaatctaaaaacatcacaTAATAAAATGACCTGAGTTTACTTTAGTTAACCCACATAATACGTGACTCAAATCATAAGACTAgtataatctcatataaaacaaaccaaaataaatcatgaagtttaattcataaaaaaaaaaaatgccaattaaaaaagattaaaaaaaaaaaaaaactcaagtaaaCTGGTTTAACATGCGACTTGAGTCATGAGATCgaaataacctcatagaaagcaaacaaaaaaaaaagtgaaatctaatttctaatcaactcaatattgaatgataaaattaaaaataaattatcaattaaaaaaagacaacaaaattaAGTCTACTCACTAAACTCACGACACGAGTTATGAGACCAAGTTAGCCATATATAAAGAAAaccataataattaaattatgaatctTAATAATATCCAATAAACTAAATATTGATGCGTGGAATTAGGAAAAGAAATATcgatttagaagaaaaaaagaacacgATTGAAATGAATAATGGTTTGTGAGGTGGGGCATGGTAAAAGCACcacctcttttagtttatactataataataaaacaacctTGGTCTACACAAGTTAACCCACAAAATACGTAACCCGAGTCATAAGACtgaaataacctcatagaaagtaaactaaaataaatcatgaagtctaattcattatcaactcaatattgaagaaaggaattgaaaaatatcaattaaaaaatacaaatagaaaacttgagtcaactaaGTTAACCTGCTAAACATCTGAATGAAGTCATGAAactaagataacctcatagaaaacaaaccaaaataaaccaTGAAgtgtaattttcaatcaacccaatgtcaaatgatgaaattgaaaataatataaaaaaagaaaaaaaaaaatcaagttaacccgcTAAACCTATGACATAGGTTATGAGACCGAGCTAACAACTTATAAAgtaaaccacaataaattatgaaactcaatttccaataaattaaatattaaaatatgaaataagagaaagaaatataaatttagaaaaaaaaaaaaaccctaaaggaACAACAAAAAACTATTGAAATGAATAGTATTTTATGAGGTGATAAAGAGTAAAACCAtcatttcttttagtttatactaATAGGTTATAAGATCaggataactttatagaaaaaaataaaaaaatttataaataaacctaattttcaaccaatctaatgttaaagaatataataaaaaaaaaattgatttgaaaaaaaataagcctAGAAAAGGACAATCCAAATCAATCatgattaacttgttaaacttggAACATGTGTTATGATATCAAGATAAAttcttagaaaataaataaaaaaattatgaaacctacTTCAAATAGATTTAATGTTGAAATGAATACAATTAAATTTATGTAActgaaatatataaattaactaaaaaatataaaagaattataaaatataattttaaaaataatttaatattaaaagataaaattaaaaaaaatattaaaaaataaaataaataaaaaaagacacgGAACATTATTCGactgaatttattttataagaggGGGTAGAGTGATTTAAGCAAAagtgttttgttaataataataataaccggTAGGGGAATTTTCGCAAAATGAGAAAGCAAAACAGAACTTTCAAGCAAAATTGTAGACAGAACAAGGCTAATTCAAGGAGACGAACCTTTCAAGACCTTCGTATAGACATGGGGATTGTCAGCAAGATAGTACATGGCCATTGAGATCGAAGCACTGGTTGTATCATGGCTTCCAAACAGTAAACCAACAACCCTGTCAGCAATCTCCATATCATCCATAGCATTCTCATCTGTCACCAGAAGCATGCGAGTCAGTATATCAATAAATTCCGGCCCGTTGCTCTCTGATATTAGCTCTCTTCTCTCCTTCATAATCCCAACAATCTCCTCTCGAATCATATTTCCACCTTTGATAGCACGGTTGTAAGCTGTACCAGGAAAATTTAAAGGTAACGACAATATTCCTTTAGTAACAAGATTGAAGTGATTTTGAAGCCTGGATACATGCTCGGGATCCTTGATGTTCATAAACAATCTACAAGCTAGTGAAAATGTGTATGTTTTGGACAATGGAAACACCTTCACTTGCTTATATGGAAACCAATCTGCCTTCAAGTGATCTTTTGCCATGGAATCCATCACAGGAATGTATTGTTGAAGAGGTTCCGGCTTGAGAAGTTCTGGCAGAAATTTTCGCAGTTTAGCAGACTCTTCTTTGTAAGAGTTACTGGCATGCTCAGGGGAGAACAAAACTTTCATAATTGGGTTTGGCAACCAGCCAGTGACAGACTTGTTTTCACTCGAGTATAAGAACTTGTTCCCACCGGAACCACAGAACACGGCCATATTGTGGCCAAGAAGGGATGTTTGGAAAACTTCTGGTGAGTATTTACCCACCCTGTCATTTATAAACTTCTCCGGGGTTCCGCATCTGGAAGCCATCATAAAATCCCATGTTTCTCCGATGATCGGCCATCCGGTTTTCCCCGGCGGAAACTTTGTATTCCAGAATTTTCTTTTGTGTAGCAATACGATGAGAGAAAGAGATATACAGAGGATGGAAAGGTGAAGGAAGCATGGAAAGAGGAGATCCATGTATGAAACACTTAGCTATAACAAGGGTAAGAAGCAAAGGATCGAGAGATGGACTGGTAATACAAATTGAGACAGGCAAGTAAGAGAATGGCTTAATTTAGCCGTCTTGACGACCTGGAAGTGGAAGAATTCTGTCTATAAAAAATTGGGTTGCTCGAAACCGTGAACAAAATCattcataaattataaagtcaaaCGTCGTTCTGCAATAACCAAAGTAttctattataattataactatgATTCAACCCGGGAATCATGCATCCAGattcttgctatatatatataattgactaACTATCTTACTGGTTTAGCGTACCTACAACTtcgtctttattttttttttttatgaaactaaCATGATTATAATAAAGTCCATGAATCATAGGTGTTTATCATGAAGCACAACATGATATTTGTCGTGTTCATAGTTTTAATGGTGTCAATTCGTAACTACTcacaggtgtttttttttttattggagcaCAAAATGGAATTGACACAACATGCAATTGAAGCACTGGAGACCTCTgatggaataaaaaacaaaatattttaaaggtgCAGGGAGAGATGCGGTGTTAGTATGAGTTATAGTCAAACTTGTTCCATCACCAGCGTGGATTTGATCTATACCAAGATACTTATCGGTATAGAGATTGAGATCGAGATTGTTAAGATTATTTGTCAGATGGTGAGTCGCTTCAGTGTCAGCATGCCACTCTGGATCATATGCTTACAGATTTGGGCTATGAAGAGATTAGCTTGGGCATTTTTACgtcgtggtggtggtggtggtggtggggaaTGAGGATCATAATGTTTGTAGCAGCGAGAGGCAGTGTGCCTTGGTTTGTTACAAAGCTGATACCACAAGTTGGGATTAGACAGTGTACAAAAGGTAGAATTACCTTGGCTAGATCCAAGAGCACGCCTTTTTCTTCGAAGTGTTGGGAAACCACCTTCACGAAAGCTGTTGTTGGTTGGATTTTTAGTAGCTATATGTGATAATATCATCATATGTTAAGGGCTACCCAGCAAGAGCAAGATCATCAAGTACCGAGCGTTTGATCTGCCATGAAATAGTCAATAGTTGTCTAGGTGTTTTTACGAGCATTAAAAACCTGTGAGCGAACGTGAATGGCTTGAGTTCGTGACTGGGAAGCAAAGACCGAGGTAAGGCCGGCAATCTAAACAACATATGACGAAGAACAATGGTCAGCTTCTGCAAGGACTTCATCGGTAAGAGAGGCGTTGATGCAGCTTAGAATCAGATTGTCTAGAATTTCCCATGTTTCAAAAGCAGGATTGGGAGAGATCGTACTTAGCAACATGTAATTCCTGCGGTGGCTGTTTGAGAGTGCCATCCATACAACCAAATATCTTATGGCCTTTCAATAAGGGAGCATAGTAGCTTTCCaaatgagattgttattttaatgaCTAATTGAAGCTCTAACTAAGGATCAGATTTGGATTTTACCTTAGTTTTTATTCACTCAAATCTTGGAGTTTTTTCATGGAggatcttgaaattttttcatgGAGAAGGAGACGTGATGAAGAAATTAGTGTGCTATTATTGGATAACTATGATGTCTATGttggtaagtttttttttttaaaaaatttaattaatatagatatttggaCAACTTGCATATACTTCGACTAATCACACGCGAACCTCAATCAAATtttactgtttattttttttgtcggaAACTCCATCAACAACTTTACTTTGATGAAATATTTCATCACATTTTTCATTGGAAAGGCGCTTTGATTGCTGTCAGAATATTCTGTTGCCTATTCTGACAGAAACATCTACAAAATGTTCCAATGAAATATGT
This genomic stretch from Populus alba chromosome 19, ASM523922v2, whole genome shotgun sequence harbors:
- the LOC118056475 gene encoding beta-amyrin 28-monooxygenase yields the protein MDLLFPCFLHLSILCISLSLIVLLHKRKFWNTKFPPGKTGWPIIGETWDFMMASRCGTPEKFINDRVGKYSPEVFQTSLLGHNMAVFCGSGGNKFLYSSENKSVTGWLPNPIMKVLFSPEHASNSYKEESAKLRKFLPELLKPEPLQQYIPVMDSMAKDHLKADWFPYKQVKVFPLSKTYTFSLACRLFMNIKDPEHVSRLQNHFNLVTKGILSLPLNFPGTAYNRAIKGGNMIREEIVGIMKERRELISESNGPEFIDILTRMLLVTDENAMDDMEIADRVVGLLFGSHDTTSASISMAMYYLADNPHVYTKVLKEQMEIQKLKAPGESLTWNDIQKMKYTWCVVCEVMRLSPPGQGGFREAITDFSYAGFTIPKGWKVLWSVHSTHKNPKYFPDPEKFDPSRFEGNDIKPYSFVPFGGGPRMCPGKEYARLAILVFMHNVVTQFKWEKVIQDEKIIYMSIPMPACGLPITLHPRKN